The following coding sequences lie in one Cannabis sativa cultivar Pink pepper isolate KNU-18-1 chromosome 5, ASM2916894v1, whole genome shotgun sequence genomic window:
- the LOC115716620 gene encoding uncharacterized protein LOC115716620, whose product MGDAFDDEVEVEQTVSIQEYLKDVEERELEADLVLGGDEGKECTYNNGYMKRQAIFSCLTCTPEGNAGVCTACSLSCHDGHDIVELWTKRNFRCDCGNSKFGEFFCKLYPNKDVENVENSYNQNFKGSYCTCGRPYPDPEVEAEDQVEMIQCCICEDWFHEEHLGLESSDEVPRDEEGEPLYEDVICGACSIVCSFIRLYPRAVWAVEKQNTDSVSVSKDKNVVEDTQSGCKSEEMENKTSPEKDCKLVSAKSESVPCGEGLQKGENSGKDKDLKPAVDAVCALGVDLLVTAIDSERKPMFLSKSWRDALCRCERCNDYCKQKGIGFLLDKEDSIAEYEKMGKQKREEKLQKQEGAELSLLENLGHVEKMEILNGIADMKDEIRTFLESFDSSKPITSDDVHQVFENLAKKRRRE is encoded by the exons ATGGGTGATGCATTTGATGATGAAGTAGAGGTAGAGCAAACAGTTTCCATTCAAGAGTATCTTAAGGACGTTGAAGAACGGGAGCTG GAAGCGGATTTGGTTTTAGGAGGTGATGAAGGGAAGGAGTGTACGTACAATAATGGTTACATGAAGAGACAAGCAATTTTCTCATGCTTGACATGCACCCCAGAAGGGAATGCTGGAGTTTGCACTGCTTGCAGTTTATCTTGCCACGATGGCCATGAT ATTGTGGAGCTATGGACAAAAAGGAACTTTAGGTGTGACTGTGGAAATTCAAAATTTGGAGAGTTCTTTTGCAAGCTTTACCCAAATAAAGATGTTGAGAATGTTGAGAATTCTtacaatcaaaattttaaaggcTCATACTGTACATGTGGCCGGCCTTATCCTGATCCTGAGGTTGAAGCTGAAGACCAAGTTGAGATGATACAGTGTTGTATATGTGAAGACTGGTTCCATGAGGAGCATCTTGGTCTTGAATCTTCTGATGAG GTGCCTAGAGATGAGGAAGGCGAACCGTTGTATGAGGATGTCATATGTGGGGCATGCTCCATTGTTTGTTCTTTTATAAGGCTATATCCTCGAGCCGTATGGGCAGTAGAGAAGCAGAATACTGACAGTGTTAGTGTAAGCAAGGACAAAAATGTTGTGGAAGATACACAATCTGGCTGTAAATCTGAAGAGATGGAAAATAAGACATCTCCCGAAAAGGATTGTAAGCTGGTTTCTGCCAAATCTGAATCTGTTCCTTGTGGGGAGGGTTTACAAAAAGGGGAAAATTCTGGAAAAGACAAAGATTTAAAGCCTGCTGTGGATGCAGTTTGTGCTCTTGGTGTTGATTTACTGGTTACTGCCATTGACTCAGAGAGGAAGCCAATGTTTCTTTCGAAAAGCTGGAGGGATGCTCTTTGCAGGTGTGAAAGATGTAATGATTACTGCAAACAAAAGGGcattggttttcttcttgataAGGAGGACTCAATTGCAGAATATGAAAAAATGGGAAAGCAAAAGAGGGAAGAGAAGTTGCAGAAACAAGAGGGAGCTGAGTTAAGTCTACTTGAAAATCTTGGTCATGTAGAAAAAATGGAAATTCTGAATGGTATTGCTGATATGAAGGATGAAATTCGCACTTTCCTG GAATCTTTTGATTCTTCGAAGCCAATTACTTCTGACGATGTCCACCAAGTGTTTGAGAATCTAGCAAAGAAGCGCAGACGTGAATAG